Proteins found in one Bacteroidales bacterium genomic segment:
- a CDS encoding YihY/virulence factor BrkB family protein: MLDPNNKYLALLGKKNIQSLRDGLAFIIKSLKKIVLPGNKGLPLLNVLIFFFKGLFEGRLTLRASSISFDFFLALFPTVLFFFTIIPFVPITGFQEELLRFLEDVIPSSLWIYVSSTLEDIITQPRSDLLSLGFILALYFSTNGINSIIEGFNSSIHVTETRSFIQQRLVSLFLVILLSVLVILAISLFVIGGRVLSFFVIQGFLTNNFTIILIQIARWLLIISLFLFSISFLYYYAPAKKKEYKFFSTGAIFTSALMLLTTYAFNFYIENFNRYNALYGSIGTLLVFLLWVYFNSIILLIGFELNVSIKTAQKQFNDA, from the coding sequence TTGCTTGATCCGAATAATAAATATCTTGCCCTGCTTGGAAAAAAGAACATTCAGTCGCTGCGCGATGGGCTGGCATTCATTATTAAGTCGCTGAAAAAGATTGTTTTACCGGGAAACAAAGGACTTCCGCTCTTAAATGTGCTCATTTTCTTCTTCAAGGGACTTTTTGAGGGCAGGTTGACATTGCGGGCATCCTCCATTTCTTTCGATTTTTTCCTGGCACTTTTTCCTACTGTGTTGTTTTTTTTCACCATTATTCCATTTGTCCCGATCACCGGTTTTCAGGAAGAATTGCTTCGTTTCCTCGAAGATGTCATTCCCTCCTCGCTCTGGATATATGTTTCATCCACACTTGAAGACATCATTACACAGCCCCGCAGCGACCTGCTTTCACTGGGTTTCATCCTTGCGCTTTATTTCTCCACCAACGGCATCAACTCCATCATCGAAGGGTTCAATTCCTCCATCCATGTTACGGAAACCAGGTCGTTCATCCAACAACGACTGGTGAGCCTTTTCCTGGTGATTTTACTCTCGGTACTTGTGATACTGGCTATTTCACTATTTGTGATTGGAGGAAGGGTTCTTAGCTTTTTTGTCATCCAGGGATTTTTAACCAACAATTTTACTATCATCCTCATCCAGATTGCAAGGTGGTTGTTGATTATCTCCCTTTTCCTGTTTTCCATTTCTTTCCTTTATTATTATGCCCCGGCCAAAAAGAAGGAATACAAGTTTTTCTCCACCGGCGCCATTTTTACCTCAGCCCTGATGTTGCTTACAACTTATGCTTTTAACTTTTACATCGAGAATTTTAACCGCTACAACGCACTCTATGGTTCGATCGGGACATTGTTGGTGTTTCTGTTATGGGTTTATTTCAATTCCATCATTCTGCTGATTGGTTTTGAGTTGAATGTAAGCATCAAAACAGCCCAAAAGCAATTCAACGATGCTTGA
- a CDS encoding glycoside hydrolase family 31 protein, giving the protein MKTRVLAFFLSFFSISAMTQNNLNNSLGDFTKLERNPANQTFTIKTTNGSAIVTIFSQNIIRIRIAKTFIPDFSFSVVGSPIRGNFDYGEDNNGFFITTDSLELHMTKKPVRFTFKTKDGRVISEDDPKFGTSWIGTEVTTYKVMQEGEKFIGLGEKTGSLNRRGEAYEHWNTDNPHYDGNSDPLYASIPFYIGVHNGLNYGIYLDNTHKTIFNFGASNNRFSYFSADDGEMDYYFIYHKNIADILKSYTWLTGRMEMPPLWSLGYQQCRWSYTPDTEVLRIAQTFREKKIPADVIYLDIHYMDNYKIFTWNPVEFPQPAKLLNDLKAINFRTAVIVDPGIKVEKGYKAYDEGVAQNLFVKYPDGTDWTAQVWPGWCHFPDYTSEKGRKWWGEKFKGYVEDGIEGFWNDMNEIATWGQQVPNLIEFDWNGNKTTYRQAKNMYGMQMARATFEGTKKLLNGRRPMNITRAGFAGMQRYTILWTGDNQATDHHMMVGVKLVSSLGLSGLSFTGSDVGGFGGNCTPDLFARWIQIGAFTPFFRGHTTYNSISQEPWVFGEFTENVARNYIQLRYNLLPYVYTSMRESTLNGMPMNRSLAINYASDEKIYSTAYEHQFLFGPSLLVIPVESTKEITKAYLPEGEWYDFYTDQKFDGKQEIFTDCPLDKLPVFVAAGSMIPMQSPVQHTSEQPSDTLIIHLYKSNQTTDLAWEYYEDDGVTYAFESGNYHLRQMIYKPGINEVEFKKTEGSYQSKFNNIRLVFHGFDNLGDIVKFDGKPRKIYPMTMNFRKASEQPPDGDPSTITCPTIIFPNDSERMVITW; this is encoded by the coding sequence ATGAAAACAAGAGTTTTAGCTTTTTTCCTTTCCTTTTTCAGCATTTCAGCAATGACACAAAACAACTTAAACAACAGCCTCGGCGATTTCACGAAATTGGAGCGAAACCCGGCTAACCAAACATTTACGATCAAAACCACCAATGGTTCGGCCATTGTTACCATTTTTTCTCAAAATATAATTCGAATCCGAATTGCCAAAACGTTCATTCCGGATTTTTCTTTTTCGGTGGTTGGATCTCCGATCCGGGGTAACTTTGACTATGGCGAGGACAACAACGGATTCTTTATTACCACTGATTCTCTGGAGCTGCACATGACCAAAAAACCGGTGAGGTTCACTTTTAAAACCAAAGATGGAAGGGTAATCAGTGAGGATGATCCAAAGTTCGGCACTTCATGGATTGGCACGGAAGTGACGACCTATAAAGTGATGCAGGAGGGTGAAAAATTCATCGGGCTTGGCGAAAAAACCGGCAGTCTCAATCGCCGGGGAGAAGCTTACGAGCATTGGAACACCGACAACCCGCATTATGACGGAAACTCAGACCCGCTCTACGCTTCAATCCCTTTTTATATTGGAGTTCACAACGGGTTAAATTATGGAATTTACCTTGACAATACCCACAAAACTATCTTCAACTTTGGCGCATCAAACAACCGCTTTTCCTATTTTTCGGCTGATGACGGCGAAATGGACTACTATTTCATTTATCATAAAAATATAGCCGACATCCTGAAATCCTATACCTGGCTGACCGGCCGTATGGAGATGCCGCCGCTCTGGTCGTTGGGCTACCAGCAATGCCGGTGGAGCTACACCCCTGATACGGAGGTGTTGCGCATTGCTCAAACTTTCCGTGAGAAGAAAATCCCTGCCGATGTCATTTACCTTGACATTCATTACATGGACAATTACAAGATTTTTACATGGAACCCGGTAGAATTTCCTCAACCGGCAAAGTTGTTGAACGATTTGAAAGCGATAAATTTCAGAACTGCGGTGATTGTTGATCCGGGGATTAAAGTGGAAAAGGGATACAAGGCTTATGATGAAGGTGTGGCGCAAAATCTGTTTGTGAAATACCCCGACGGAACTGACTGGACGGCACAAGTGTGGCCGGGTTGGTGTCATTTTCCCGACTACACCAGCGAGAAAGGAAGAAAATGGTGGGGCGAAAAGTTTAAAGGCTATGTTGAGGATGGTATTGAAGGATTTTGGAACGATATGAATGAGATTGCCACCTGGGGTCAACAGGTTCCCAATCTGATCGAATTCGACTGGAACGGGAACAAAACCACCTACCGCCAGGCCAAGAATATGTATGGAATGCAGATGGCGCGAGCTACCTTTGAAGGTACGAAAAAGCTGCTCAACGGGCGCCGGCCGATGAACATTACCCGTGCCGGTTTTGCAGGGATGCAACGTTACACGATCCTCTGGACCGGCGATAACCAGGCCACCGACCATCACATGATGGTGGGTGTTAAGCTCGTTAGCAGCCTGGGCTTGTCCGGACTTTCGTTCACAGGTTCAGACGTAGGAGGATTTGGTGGGAACTGCACGCCTGACCTGTTCGCACGCTGGATACAAATCGGCGCATTCACTCCATTTTTCAGAGGACACACAACTTACAACTCGATAAGTCAGGAACCATGGGTGTTTGGCGAGTTTACCGAGAACGTTGCCCGTAACTACATCCAACTCCGGTACAACCTGTTGCCCTATGTTTATACCTCAATGCGCGAATCAACCCTCAACGGAATGCCCATGAACCGGAGTTTAGCCATCAATTATGCTTCCGATGAAAAGATTTATTCAACTGCCTACGAACACCAGTTCCTTTTTGGCCCTTCCCTGTTGGTTATCCCTGTCGAAAGCACAAAAGAAATCACCAAAGCCTATCTTCCGGAGGGCGAATGGTATGATTTCTACACTGATCAGAAATTTGACGGAAAACAGGAAATTTTCACCGATTGTCCGCTTGACAAACTGCCGGTTTTTGTTGCGGCCGGAAGCATGATTCCCATGCAATCGCCGGTGCAACATACCAGCGAGCAACCCTCTGATACACTCATTATCCACTTGTACAAAAGCAATCAAACAACTGATCTTGCATGGGAATATTATGAAGATGACGGTGTAACCTATGCTTTCGAAAGCGGAAATTATCACCTACGGCAAATGATCTACAAACCTGGAATCAATGAAGTCGAATTCAAAAAAACCGAAGGTAGTTATCAAAGTAAATTCAACAACATCCGGTTAGTTTTTCATGGCTTTGACAACCTGGGTGATATTGTGAAATTTGATGGAAAGCCACGAAAAATTTACCCCATGACAATGAATTTCCGGAAAGCATCGGAACAGCCGCCGGACGGGGATCCGTCTACTATCACCTGCCCTACAATTATCTTTCCGAACGATAGTGAAAGAATGGTTATTACCTGGTAA
- the nadC gene encoding carboxylating nicotinate-nucleotide diphosphorylase, with protein MTIDEIIKHALAEDIGAGDHTSLATIPISASGTANLLVKQEGVICGIGIAEKVFKAIDPDLQFNSFMEDGKSVQNGDVAFSVSGKVISILSGERLALNFMQRLSGIATSTRLMVNQLAGLNTRLLDTRKTTPNLRELEKMAVRTGGGYNHRMGLYDMIMIKDNHVDFSGGIKAAIDAVHHYFREKSIHLKIEIEVRNFDELGQVLETGGVDRIMLDNFNLADLKEAVDRIAGRYETEASGKITIDNIRQYAETGVDFISSGALTHQIKSLDMSLKADF; from the coding sequence ATGACAATTGATGAAATCATAAAGCATGCTTTGGCGGAAGATATTGGCGCCGGAGATCACACCTCCCTGGCAACAATTCCCATCTCAGCCTCCGGTACAGCCAATCTTCTTGTTAAGCAAGAGGGCGTGATCTGTGGGATTGGTATTGCTGAAAAAGTTTTCAAAGCCATTGACCCCGATCTGCAATTTAATTCTTTCATGGAAGATGGAAAGTCGGTACAAAACGGAGATGTCGCTTTTTCTGTTTCCGGTAAAGTGATTTCTATACTCTCTGGTGAGCGGCTTGCCCTGAATTTTATGCAACGGCTCAGCGGTATTGCCACATCCACCCGTTTGATGGTCAACCAACTGGCAGGTCTGAATACACGGCTGCTCGACACAAGAAAAACCACACCTAACCTTCGTGAACTGGAGAAAATGGCAGTAAGAACCGGCGGCGGATACAACCATAGGATGGGACTTTACGATATGATCATGATCAAGGACAATCATGTCGATTTTTCGGGTGGCATCAAGGCGGCAATTGATGCCGTTCATCATTATTTCAGGGAGAAATCAATACATCTGAAAATTGAAATTGAGGTCAGAAATTTTGATGAACTCGGGCAGGTACTCGAGACCGGGGGTGTTGACAGGATTATGCTCGATAATTTCAACCTTGCCGACCTGAAAGAAGCCGTTGATAGGATTGCAGGTCGTTATGAAACAGAGGCTTCCGGTAAAATTACCATCGACAACATCCGGCAATATGCCGAAACCGGCGTTGATTTTATCTCCTCCGGTGCATTGACGCACCAGATAAAGAGTCTGGACATGAGTTTAAAAGCTGATTTTTAA
- a CDS encoding oligosaccharide flippase family protein, whose translation MLDHLRNTVKHTAIYSLGNLSTKIIGLILLPLYTTHLTTAEYGIFSILEVTSQFFTTIVSLGLTAGMMRWFAAEQNEDRRKMIVFTTFAATLTLAVIVNVAFYPFNSWFSNLFFDHGNFSDYFLILWLWVALEAINRVPFELFRLKEKSLLFISLVILKFVTILLLNIYFIVILKMGVKGIILSQLLGNVLVTMGTFPFLLKNMRFSFNMTMLKELSLFSIPLVLSTVATMALALSDRYLIKYFLDYSQVGIYSVGYKVASVIHLFMVQSFLLGFAPLAYKIFDQPEARRYFARVTTYFTYAMTGLALILIFYAKEVIAVFAASNDEYLLAYNVIPMLCLAVIFRGLNSVISMGLHYVKKTKYTIVIVLIVAVFNIGINLLMIPMFGIQGAAVASVLANLMMTIMFYIYSQRYYPINYEFARILKLLLSGVAIYFVASLTASLGFWTGIGVKTMLLLIFPLLLFAIKFYEPVELNSLRGAWLKWRNPARWADHLKHFGTVNPLNTEDKNE comes from the coding sequence ATGCTTGATCACCTGAGAAATACCGTGAAGCACACGGCCATCTATAGCCTTGGCAATCTTAGCACAAAGATCATCGGGCTTATTTTATTGCCTTTATACACCACTCACCTGACCACGGCTGAATACGGTATCTTTTCAATTCTGGAGGTAACCAGCCAGTTTTTTACTACCATCGTGAGCCTCGGTCTTACTGCCGGAATGATGCGTTGGTTTGCCGCAGAGCAAAATGAAGACCGGCGCAAAATGATCGTATTTACGACTTTTGCCGCTACACTGACGCTCGCTGTGATCGTCAACGTCGCTTTTTATCCTTTCAATTCCTGGTTTTCCAACCTCTTTTTTGACCATGGTAATTTTTCCGATTATTTCCTGATTTTATGGCTTTGGGTGGCGCTGGAAGCGATTAACCGCGTCCCATTTGAACTTTTCAGGCTGAAAGAAAAATCGTTGCTGTTCATCTCGCTGGTTATCCTCAAATTTGTGACTATCCTTCTGCTTAACATTTATTTTATCGTGATTTTAAAAATGGGAGTAAAAGGAATCATTCTGAGTCAGTTACTTGGCAACGTACTGGTGACAATGGGCACTTTCCCGTTTTTACTGAAAAATATGAGGTTTTCTTTCAATATGACCATGTTGAAAGAGCTCAGCCTATTCAGCATTCCGCTGGTTTTATCTACGGTAGCTACCATGGCGCTGGCATTGAGCGATCGGTACCTGATCAAATATTTCCTCGATTATTCCCAAGTGGGGATCTATTCAGTAGGTTATAAAGTGGCCAGCGTCATCCACCTCTTTATGGTTCAGTCCTTTCTGCTGGGTTTTGCCCCATTGGCCTACAAAATTTTCGACCAACCTGAAGCCCGCCGCTACTTTGCCCGGGTGACGACCTATTTCACCTATGCCATGACAGGCCTTGCATTGATTCTGATTTTTTACGCAAAAGAGGTGATTGCTGTTTTTGCTGCATCCAACGATGAATACCTGCTGGCTTACAACGTAATTCCCATGCTTTGCCTCGCAGTGATCTTCAGGGGCCTGAACAGCGTGATTTCGATGGGGTTGCATTATGTGAAAAAAACCAAATACACCATTGTGATTGTTTTGATTGTGGCAGTGTTTAATATCGGCATCAATTTATTGATGATCCCTATGTTTGGCATCCAGGGCGCTGCAGTGGCATCGGTGTTGGCTAACCTAATGATGACCATCATGTTTTATATTTATTCGCAGCGGTATTACCCGATAAATTATGAGTTTGCACGAATTTTAAAATTACTGCTTTCCGGGGTTGCAATTTACTTTGTTGCATCGTTGACGGCATCACTTGGTTTCTGGACAGGAATTGGGGTAAAAACGATGTTACTCCTCATCTTTCCACTCCTTTTATTTGCA